The proteins below are encoded in one region of Streptomyces ficellus:
- a CDS encoding nicotinate phosphoribosyltransferase produces the protein MNAADLGLPVDVPSTALFTDQYELTMLQAALRGGTADRRSVFEVFTRRLPEGRRYGVVAGTGRVLDAVENFRFDGAVIGFLREHGIVDEPTLAWLADYRFGGDIWGYPEGEVYFPGSPILRVEGSFAECVLLETVILSILNHDSAIAAAASRMSAAAGDRRLIEMGARRTHELSAVAAARAAFVGGFSSTSDLAAGFRYGIPTVGTSAHAFTLLHDTERDAFRAQVDSLGRGTTLLVDTYDVAEAVRTAVEIAGPELGAVRIDSGDLLLVAHRVRQQLDELGARDTKIVVTSDLDEYAIASLAAAPVDAYGVGTQLVTGSGHPTCSMVYKLVARAESADPGAPLRSVAKKSLGGKMSVGGRKWAARRLDAYGVAEAEVVGTGPVPAELADRQLLMELVKGGDVVAREPLEAARERHMAALTGLPMSAIQLSRGEAVIPTEYV, from the coding sequence ATGAATGCTGCGGATCTCGGGCTGCCGGTGGACGTGCCGTCTACCGCGCTCTTCACCGACCAGTACGAGCTGACCATGTTGCAGGCGGCCCTGCGCGGCGGCACCGCCGACCGGCGGTCGGTCTTCGAGGTGTTCACCCGCCGGCTGCCCGAGGGGCGGCGTTATGGCGTGGTGGCCGGCACCGGCCGCGTGCTGGACGCCGTGGAGAACTTCCGCTTCGACGGGGCCGTCATCGGCTTCCTCCGGGAGCACGGCATCGTCGACGAGCCGACGCTGGCCTGGCTGGCGGACTACCGCTTCGGCGGCGACATCTGGGGCTACCCCGAGGGCGAGGTGTACTTCCCCGGCTCCCCGATCCTCCGGGTCGAGGGCTCCTTCGCCGAGTGCGTCCTGCTGGAGACGGTGATCCTGTCAATCCTCAACCACGACTCGGCGATTGCGGCGGCCGCCTCCCGGATGTCCGCCGCGGCCGGTGACCGGCGGCTGATCGAGATGGGTGCCCGGCGCACGCACGAGCTGTCGGCGGTCGCGGCGGCCCGCGCCGCGTTCGTGGGCGGCTTCTCCTCCACCTCCGACCTGGCGGCGGGCTTCCGGTACGGCATCCCCACGGTCGGCACCTCCGCGCACGCGTTCACCCTGCTGCACGACACCGAGCGGGACGCCTTCCGCGCACAGGTCGACTCCCTCGGCCGCGGTACGACGCTGCTCGTCGACACGTACGACGTGGCCGAGGCGGTGCGTACGGCCGTGGAGATCGCCGGCCCGGAGCTGGGCGCGGTGCGGATCGACTCCGGCGACCTGCTGCTGGTCGCGCACCGGGTGCGCCAGCAGCTGGACGAGCTGGGGGCGCGCGACACGAAGATCGTCGTGACCTCGGACCTGGACGAGTACGCGATCGCCTCGCTGGCGGCGGCGCCGGTCGACGCGTACGGGGTGGGGACGCAGCTGGTCACCGGCAGCGGTCACCCGACGTGCTCGATGGTCTACAAGCTGGTCGCCCGCGCCGAGTCGGCCGACCCGGGGGCGCCGCTGCGGTCGGTGGCGAAGAAGTCGCTGGGCGGGAAGATGTCCGTGGGCGGCCGCAAGTGGGCGGCGCGGCGGCTGGACGCGTACGGGGTGGCCGAGGCGGAGGTCGTCGGCACCGGACCGGTGCCCGCGGAGCTCGCGGACCGGCAGCTGCTGATGGAGCTGGTGAAGGGCGGCGACGTCGTGGCGCGTGAACCGCTGGAGGCGGCGCGCGAGCGGCACATGGCGGCGCTCACGGGGCTGCCGATGTCGGCGATCCAGCTGTCCCGGGGCGAGGCCGTCATCCCGACGGAATACGTCTGA
- a CDS encoding amino acid permease encodes MTSVQVDQQHDGSGAAGAASAEGEGYQRGLGARQIQMIAIGGAIGTGLFLGAGKAIAKAGPSLILAYAIAGLVIFFIMRALGELLMYRPVSGSFAEYAREFIGPFAGFVTGWTYWLFWVVTGITEVTAAATYMTYWWDIPQWVSALIFTVILYGANLISVKLFGELEFWFSMIKVTAILGMILICAGILTIGFSDAGETASMTMLWSEGGFFPKGIGGTLMTLQIVMFAFLAVELVGVTAGESKDPKVTLPKAINTVPWRIAVFYVGALIMILSVVPWTHFQPGVSPFVAAFEQMGLGIGAAIVNFVVLTAALSSCNSGMYSTGRMLRDLALNGQGPKVFTKLTKSGTPLVGLTFSAALMLVGVWINYVAPGKAFEYVVSFATISGMWAWIMILVSQIRYRRAVARGEAPESEFKAPGAPFTSWFALLFIGMVIVMMGIDEGARVSLYCAPLWALLLGVSYLVLKSRNPENASFKR; translated from the coding sequence ATGACCTCAGTGCAGGTCGACCAGCAGCACGACGGCAGTGGGGCCGCGGGGGCCGCATCCGCCGAGGGTGAGGGCTATCAGCGGGGCCTCGGCGCCCGGCAGATCCAGATGATCGCGATCGGCGGAGCCATCGGCACCGGGCTCTTCCTCGGCGCGGGCAAGGCCATCGCCAAGGCCGGCCCGAGCCTCATCCTGGCGTACGCCATCGCCGGCCTGGTCATCTTCTTCATCATGCGGGCGCTGGGCGAGCTGCTCATGTACCGGCCCGTCTCGGGCTCCTTCGCCGAGTACGCCCGTGAGTTCATCGGTCCCTTCGCCGGCTTCGTCACCGGCTGGACGTACTGGCTCTTCTGGGTCGTCACCGGCATCACCGAGGTCACCGCGGCCGCCACGTACATGACGTACTGGTGGGACATCCCGCAGTGGGTGTCCGCCCTGATCTTCACCGTCATCCTGTACGGCGCCAACCTCATCTCCGTGAAGCTCTTCGGCGAGCTGGAGTTCTGGTTCTCGATGATCAAGGTCACCGCCATCCTCGGCATGATCCTGATCTGCGCCGGCATCCTCACCATCGGCTTCTCCGACGCCGGCGAGACCGCGTCCATGACCATGCTCTGGTCCGAGGGCGGCTTCTTCCCCAAGGGCATCGGCGGCACGCTGATGACCCTCCAGATCGTGATGTTCGCCTTCCTCGCGGTCGAACTGGTCGGCGTCACCGCCGGCGAGTCCAAGGACCCCAAGGTCACCCTGCCGAAGGCCATCAACACCGTCCCGTGGCGCATCGCCGTCTTCTACGTCGGCGCGCTGATCATGATCCTGTCGGTCGTGCCGTGGACGCACTTCCAGCCCGGCGTCTCACCGTTCGTCGCCGCCTTCGAGCAGATGGGCCTCGGCATCGGCGCCGCCATCGTCAACTTCGTGGTCCTCACCGCCGCCCTGTCCTCCTGCAACTCGGGCATGTACTCCACCGGCCGCATGCTGCGCGACCTCGCGCTCAACGGCCAGGGCCCCAAGGTCTTCACCAAGTTGACCAAGTCCGGCACCCCCCTCGTCGGCCTCACCTTCTCGGCCGCGCTGATGCTCGTCGGCGTCTGGATCAACTACGTCGCCCCCGGCAAGGCCTTCGAGTACGTCGTCTCCTTCGCCACCATCTCCGGCATGTGGGCCTGGATCATGATCCTGGTCTCCCAGATCCGCTACCGGCGCGCCGTCGCCCGCGGTGAGGCCCCCGAGTCGGAGTTCAAGGCCCCCGGAGCGCCCTTCACCAGCTGGTTCGCGCTGCTGTTCATCGGCATGGTCATCGTGATGATGGGCATCGACGAGGGCGCGCGGGTCTCCCTGTACTGCGCCCCGCTGTGGGCCCTGCTGCTCGGTGTCTCCTACCTGGTCCTGAAGTCCCGGAACCCGGAGAACGCCTCCTTCAAGCGGTAG
- a CDS encoding putative leader peptide, which yields MVPLDVSEQTPGTVLLVARLHVDLCRLASAMCPRPAAA from the coding sequence ATGGTTCCCCTCGACGTGAGCGAACAGACGCCGGGCACCGTGCTGCTCGTGGCGCGGCTGCACGTCGACCTGTGCCGCCTCGCCAGCGCGATGTGTCCGCGCCCCGCCGCCGCTTGA
- a CDS encoding immune inhibitor A domain-containing protein, with translation MTSRRRAFRASAVIVALAATAATASAFTTAQADNRPTNGIERHDPAPGAQDAGHGAPGHDHAAKVDHDLDGPFSRQQAQQREAALEQVLSGDLKVERRGASKVVKLDDKKYVELGREKTDKIFTILVEFGDKVDNTTLVDRADDDTTEPKPKFGGTPGPLHNQIAEPDRSKDNSTAWQKDYNQKHFQDLYFGTGKDKKTGQQKQSLKTYYEKTSSGRYSVDGAVSDWVKVEYNEARYGSNYCGNSNCSNVWDAVRDGVTAWTAQQKAAGKTDAQIKAQLAQYDQWDRYDFDADGNFNEADGYIDHFQIVHAGEDESAGGGVQGGDALWAHRWYAYGTDAGKTGPAQNKAGGTQIGSTGIWVGDYTMQPENGGLGVFAHEYGHDLGLPDLYDTSGAAGAENSTGFWSLMSSGSWLGTGKNEIGDLPGDMTSWDKLQLGWLNYEKAKAATKSKHTLGVSEYNTKNPQALVVELPKKKVTTAVVKPAQGSKQWWSDMGDDLKNTLTRSVDLTGKTKAELTLDGWWDIEQDYDYLYTEVSTDGGKQWTALAGTAGGKAIPADASGAPSLTGVSGAWQKLAFPLDAYAGKKVDLRFRYQTDGGAGGKGFTADNIALTADGAPVFTDNAEGDDNGWTGKGFSRIGESFTNEYEQYYIAENRQYVSYDATLKVGPYNFGFAAPKDSWVEHYPYQTGLLVWQWDTSQKDNNTATHPGKGLILPVDAHPAPTHWKDGTLMRNRIQAYDSPFSLYRTTGITLHKAGVPSKIASQRGVSAFDDRKGTYWFESNPRAGVQVTDTNTKIAIVKQPKNGQTITVQVGPSTK, from the coding sequence CCTCGACGGCCCGTTCAGCAGGCAGCAGGCCCAACAGCGCGAAGCCGCGCTGGAGCAGGTGCTGTCCGGCGACCTCAAGGTGGAGCGCAGGGGTGCCTCCAAGGTCGTCAAGCTCGACGACAAGAAGTACGTCGAGCTCGGCCGTGAGAAGACCGACAAGATCTTTACGATCCTGGTCGAGTTCGGCGACAAGGTGGACAACACCACGCTCGTCGACCGTGCGGACGACGACACCACCGAGCCGAAGCCGAAGTTCGGCGGCACGCCCGGCCCGCTGCACAACCAGATAGCCGAGCCGGACCGCTCGAAGGACAACTCGACGGCCTGGCAGAAGGACTACAACCAGAAGCACTTCCAGGACCTGTACTTCGGCACCGGCAAGGACAAGAAGACCGGCCAGCAGAAGCAGTCCCTGAAGACCTACTACGAGAAGACCTCGTCGGGCCGCTACTCGGTCGACGGCGCCGTCTCCGACTGGGTCAAGGTCGAGTACAACGAGGCCCGCTACGGCTCGAACTACTGCGGCAACAGCAACTGCTCCAACGTGTGGGACGCCGTCCGCGACGGTGTGACCGCCTGGACCGCGCAGCAGAAGGCGGCCGGCAAGACCGACGCCCAGATCAAGGCGCAGCTGGCCCAGTACGACCAGTGGGACCGCTACGACTTCGACGCCGACGGCAACTTCAACGAGGCCGACGGCTACATCGACCACTTCCAGATCGTCCACGCCGGTGAGGACGAGTCCGCGGGCGGCGGCGTCCAGGGCGGCGACGCCCTGTGGGCCCACCGCTGGTACGCGTACGGCACCGACGCCGGCAAGACCGGCCCGGCGCAGAACAAGGCCGGCGGCACGCAGATCGGCAGCACCGGCATCTGGGTCGGCGACTACACGATGCAGCCGGAGAACGGCGGCCTCGGCGTCTTCGCCCACGAGTACGGCCACGACCTCGGCCTGCCGGACCTGTACGACACCTCCGGCGCGGCGGGCGCGGAGAACTCGACCGGCTTCTGGTCCCTGATGTCGTCCGGCTCCTGGCTCGGCACGGGCAAGAACGAGATCGGCGACCTGCCCGGCGACATGACCTCGTGGGACAAGCTCCAGCTCGGCTGGCTGAACTACGAGAAGGCCAAGGCGGCGACCAAGTCCAAGCACACGCTGGGTGTCTCGGAGTACAACACCAAGAACCCGCAGGCGCTGGTCGTCGAGCTGCCGAAGAAGAAGGTCACCACCGCGGTCGTGAAGCCCGCCCAGGGCTCCAAGCAGTGGTGGAGCGACATGGGTGACGACCTCAAGAACACCCTCACCCGCTCCGTCGACCTCACCGGCAAGACCAAGGCCGAGCTGACGCTCGACGGCTGGTGGGACATCGAGCAGGACTACGACTACCTCTACACCGAGGTGTCGACGGACGGCGGCAAGCAGTGGACGGCCCTGGCCGGCACCGCCGGTGGCAAGGCCATCCCGGCCGACGCCAGCGGCGCCCCGTCGCTGACCGGCGTCTCCGGCGCCTGGCAGAAGCTGGCCTTCCCGCTGGACGCCTACGCCGGCAAGAAGGTCGACCTCCGCTTCCGCTACCAGACCGACGGCGGCGCGGGCGGCAAGGGCTTCACCGCCGACAACATCGCCCTGACGGCCGACGGCGCGCCGGTCTTCACGGACAACGCCGAGGGTGACGACAACGGCTGGACCGGCAAGGGCTTCTCGCGGATCGGTGAGTCCTTCACCAACGAGTACGAGCAGTACTACATCGCCGAGAACCGCCAGTACGTCTCGTACGACGCGACCCTGAAGGTCGGCCCGTACAACTTCGGCTTCGCGGCCCCGAAGGACTCCTGGGTGGAGCACTACCCCTACCAGACCGGTCTGCTGGTCTGGCAGTGGGACACCTCCCAGAAGGACAACAACACCGCCACCCACCCGGGCAAGGGCCTGATCCTGCCGGTCGACGCCCACCCGGCGCCCACCCACTGGAAGGACGGCACCCTGATGCGCAACCGCATCCAGGCGTACGACTCGCCGTTCAGCCTCTACCGCACCACCGGGATCACGCTGCACAAGGCGGGCGTCCCGTCCAAGATCGCGTCGCAGCGCGGCGTCTCCGCCTTCGACGACCGCAAGGGCACCTACTGGTTCGAGTCGAACCCGCGTGCGGGCGTCCAGGTAACTGACACCAACACCAAGATCGCGATCGTCAAGCAGCCGAAGAACGGCCAGACGATCACGGTCCAGGTCGGCCCGTCGACGAAGTAA
- the clpS gene encoding ATP-dependent Clp protease adapter ClpS: protein MSVAPAEIERTEVAEEGFAVTEPDVPWVTIVHNDPVNLMSYVTYVFQAYFGYSKDKAHKLMLDVHHKGRAVVSAGTREEMERDVQAMHGYGLWATLSQDRNG, encoded by the coding sequence GTGAGTGTTGCTCCCGCAGAGATCGAACGCACCGAAGTGGCCGAAGAGGGTTTCGCCGTCACCGAACCCGACGTGCCCTGGGTGACGATCGTCCACAACGATCCGGTCAACCTCATGAGCTATGTCACCTACGTCTTCCAGGCGTACTTCGGCTACTCCAAGGACAAGGCGCACAAGCTGATGCTCGACGTGCACCACAAGGGCCGGGCCGTCGTCTCGGCCGGCACCCGCGAGGAGATGGAGCGGGACGTGCAGGCGATGCACGGATACGGGCTGTGGGCGACCCTCTCCCAGGACCGCAACGGATGA
- a CDS encoding DUF2017 domain-containing protein: MSGHFEALPGGGAAVPLDEVEISILRSLAVQLLELIGPGDVPPKGEDPLAALFREGPSEPPADPALARLFPNAYDDGDEQLRAASAEFRRYTENDLRARKREDALAVVRSLDGLDAAGEGGAVLKLTADEARHWLGALNDLRLTIGTRLEVRDDDENEALYRLPDADPRKPMVMAYLWLGALQETLVETLM, from the coding sequence ATGAGCGGGCACTTCGAGGCGCTGCCCGGCGGCGGCGCGGCCGTCCCGCTCGACGAGGTCGAGATCTCCATCCTCCGCTCGCTGGCCGTCCAGCTCCTGGAGCTGATCGGCCCCGGCGACGTCCCGCCCAAGGGCGAGGACCCGCTGGCCGCGCTGTTCCGCGAGGGCCCCAGCGAGCCGCCCGCCGACCCGGCGCTGGCCCGCCTCTTCCCCAACGCGTACGACGACGGCGACGAGCAGCTGCGCGCCGCGTCCGCCGAGTTCCGCCGCTACACCGAGAACGACCTGCGCGCCCGCAAGCGCGAGGACGCGCTCGCCGTCGTCCGCAGCCTGGACGGGCTGGACGCGGCGGGCGAGGGCGGCGCGGTGCTGAAGCTGACGGCCGACGAGGCCCGCCACTGGCTCGGCGCGCTCAACGACCTGCGGCTGACCATCGGCACCCGGCTGGAGGTCAGGGACGACGACGAGAACGAGGCGCTGTACCGGCTGCCCGACGCCGACCCGCGCAAGCCGATGGTCATGGCCTACCTGTGGCTGGGCGCCCTCCAGGAGACGCTCGTCGAAACCCTCATGTGA
- a CDS encoding isochorismatase family protein, with translation MHRALIVVDVQNDFCEGGSLAVAGGADVAAAITDLVGEAAGAVYQHVVATRDHHIDPGGHFSDEPDYVDSWPRHCVAGTEGVGFHPNFAPAVASGAIDAVFDKGAYAAAYSGFEGTDENEVRLADWLRERQVTEVDVVGIATDHCVRATALDAAREGFRTQVLLDLTAGVAETTTERALADLRAAGVELTGKPVV, from the coding sequence ATGCACCGCGCACTGATCGTCGTCGACGTCCAGAACGACTTCTGCGAGGGCGGCAGCCTCGCGGTGGCGGGGGGAGCGGACGTCGCCGCCGCCATCACGGACCTGGTCGGCGAGGCCGCCGGGGCCGTGTACCAGCACGTGGTCGCCACCCGTGACCACCACATCGACCCGGGCGGCCACTTCTCCGACGAGCCGGACTACGTCGACTCCTGGCCGCGGCACTGCGTGGCCGGTACGGAAGGGGTGGGCTTCCACCCGAACTTCGCGCCGGCGGTGGCGTCGGGCGCGATCGACGCGGTCTTCGACAAGGGCGCGTACGCGGCGGCGTACAGCGGCTTCGAGGGCACCGACGAGAACGAGGTCCGGCTGGCCGACTGGCTGCGGGAACGGCAGGTCACGGAGGTGGACGTGGTGGGCATCGCCACCGACCACTGCGTACGCGCCACCGCACTGGACGCGGCACGCGAGGGCTTCCGCACCCAGGTGCTTCTGGACCTCACGGCCGGCGTCGCGGAAACGACCACCGAACGTGCCCTCGCGGACCTGCGGGCCGCCGGCGTCGAACTGACCGGCAAGCCGGTCGTCTGA
- a CDS encoding MoaD/ThiS family protein, with translation MAIEVRIPTILRTHTGGAKAVEGSGNTLADLFADLETRHPGIQERIVDGGELRRFVNVYLNDEDVRFLEGINTKLSDGDNVTILPAVAGGMR, from the coding sequence ATGGCCATCGAGGTCCGCATCCCGACCATCCTCCGCACCCACACCGGCGGCGCCAAGGCCGTCGAGGGCAGCGGGAACACCCTCGCCGACCTCTTCGCCGACCTCGAGACCCGGCACCCCGGCATCCAGGAGCGGATCGTCGACGGCGGCGAGCTGCGCCGCTTCGTGAACGTCTACCTCAACGACGAGGACGTCCGCTTCCTCGAGGGCATCAACACCAAGCTGTCCGACGGCGACAACGTCACGATCCTCCCGGCCGTCGCCGGCGGAATGCGCTGA
- a CDS encoding Mov34/MPN/PAD-1 family protein — MLTITRALYDQIVAHAREDHPDEACGVVAGPAGSGRPERFIPMLNAARSPTFYEFDSGDLLKLYREMDDRDEEPVVIYHSHTATEAYPSRTDVSYANEPGAHYVLVSTADADDAGPFQFRSYRIVDGEITEEEVQVVEAY; from the coding sequence ATGCTGACCATCACACGGGCTCTGTACGACCAGATCGTCGCGCACGCGCGCGAGGACCACCCGGACGAGGCCTGCGGCGTGGTCGCGGGCCCGGCCGGCTCCGGACGCCCCGAGCGCTTCATCCCGATGCTCAACGCCGCCCGCTCGCCCACGTTCTACGAGTTCGACTCGGGCGACCTGCTGAAGCTGTACCGCGAGATGGACGACCGCGACGAGGAACCCGTCGTCATCTACCACTCGCACACCGCCACCGAGGCGTACCCCTCCCGCACCGACGTCTCGTACGCCAACGAGCCCGGCGCGCACTACGTCCTGGTCTCCACCGCCGACGCCGACGACGCCGGACCGTTCCAGTTCCGGTCGTACCGCATCGTCGACGGCGAGATCACCGAGGAAGAGGTGCAGGTCGTCGAGGCCTACTGA
- a CDS encoding PLP-dependent cysteine synthase family protein, giving the protein MRYDSPLAAVGNTPLVRLPRLSPSADVRIWAKLEDRNPTGSVKDRPALHMIEQAEKDGRLTPGCTILEPTSGNTGISLAMAARLKGYRIVCVMPENTSQERRELLTMWGAEIIPSPAAGGSNTAVRVAKELAAEHPDWVMLYQYGNPDNAGAHYATTGPEILADLPSVTHFVAGLGTTGTLMGVGRYLREHKPDVRIVAAEPRYDDLVYGLRNLDEGFVPELYDASVLTTRFSVGSADAVTRTRELLQQEGIFAGVSTGAALHAAIGVGKKAVKAGESADIVFVVADGGWKYLSTGVYTAPTTEAAIETLQGQLWA; this is encoded by the coding sequence ATGCGCTACGACTCGCCCCTCGCCGCCGTCGGCAACACCCCGCTGGTCCGGCTGCCGCGCCTGTCCCCCTCGGCGGACGTCCGCATCTGGGCCAAACTGGAGGACCGCAACCCCACCGGCTCGGTCAAGGACCGGCCCGCCCTGCACATGATCGAGCAGGCGGAGAAGGACGGCCGGCTCACGCCCGGCTGCACCATCCTGGAGCCGACCAGCGGCAACACCGGCATCTCGCTCGCCATGGCGGCCCGCCTCAAGGGCTACCGCATCGTGTGCGTGATGCCCGAGAACACCTCCCAGGAGCGGCGCGAGCTCCTCACCATGTGGGGCGCCGAGATCATCCCCTCCCCGGCCGCCGGCGGCTCCAACACGGCCGTACGCGTCGCCAAGGAGCTCGCCGCCGAGCACCCCGACTGGGTGATGCTCTACCAGTACGGCAACCCCGACAACGCGGGCGCCCACTACGCCACGACCGGCCCGGAGATCCTCGCCGACCTGCCGTCCGTCACGCACTTCGTGGCGGGGCTCGGCACCACCGGCACGCTCATGGGCGTCGGCCGGTACCTGCGCGAGCACAAGCCGGACGTCCGGATCGTCGCCGCCGAACCGCGGTACGACGACCTGGTGTACGGGCTGCGCAACCTCGACGAGGGCTTCGTCCCCGAGCTGTACGACGCCTCCGTGCTCACCACCCGCTTCTCGGTCGGCTCGGCCGACGCGGTCACCCGCACCCGGGAACTGCTCCAGCAGGAGGGCATCTTCGCGGGCGTCTCGACGGGCGCGGCGCTGCACGCGGCGATCGGGGTGGGGAAGAAGGCGGTCAAGGCGGGCGAGAGCGCGGACATCGTGTTCGTCGTCGCCGACGGCGGCTGGAAGTACCTCTCGACCGGCGTCTACACGGCCCCGACGACCGAAGCCGCCATCGAAACCCTCCAGGGCCAGCTCTGGGCCTGA